In a genomic window of Epinephelus fuscoguttatus linkage group LG23, E.fuscoguttatus.final_Chr_v1:
- the LOC125883395 gene encoding transmembrane protein 184C-like, with amino-acid sequence MPCSCAEWRRWIRPLVLVLYALLLVAVLPLCIWELQKDKVGTHSKAWFIAGVFVFLTIPISLWGILQHIVHYTQPELQRPIIRILWMVPIYSLDSWLALRYPSLAIYVDTCRECYEAYVIYNFLVFLLNFLSNQYPSLVLMLEVQQQQPHLPPLCCCPPWPMGEVLLFRCKLGVLQYTVVRPVTTVIALICQLCGVYDEANFSFRNAWSYLVIINNISQLFAMYCLVLLYRALKEELTPIRPVGKFLCVKLVVFVSFWQAVLIAFLVKVGVISDKHTWDWDSVEAVATGLQDFIICIEMFLAAIAHHYTFTYKPYVQEAEEGSCFDSFLAMWDFSDIRADVTEQVRHASRTFLGRPNKMYFGAAARPEHTEHTGLLTASSQDAIAVAATSMPSSPSSSGRYQGLGHTPAPHSISAPAGFTSSSWDDDSDGSPPEARDSTGST; translated from the exons ATGCCGTGTTCGTGTGCAGAGTGGAGGAGGTGGATCCGCCCGCTGGTTCTGGTTTTATACGCTCTTCTGCTGGTCGCCGTGCTGCCGCTCTGCATCTGGGAGCTGCAGAAAGACAAG GTTGGGACTCACAGTAAAGCCTGGTTCATAGCCGGCGTGTTCGTCTTCCTGACCATCCCAATTTCACTTTGGGGGATCCTGCAGCACATCGTGCACTACACCCAGCCTGAGCTGCAGAGGCCCATCATCAG AATACTATGGATGGTGCCGATCTACAGTTTGGACAGT TGGCTGGCTCTGCGGTATCCCAGTCTGGCCATCTACGTGGACACGTGCAGAGAGTGCTACGAGGCCTACGTCATCTACAACTTCCTGGTGTTCCTGCTGAACTTCCTCAGTAACCAGTACCCCAGTCTGGTGCTCATGCTGgaggtccagcagcagcagccacaccTGCCCCCGCTGTGCTGCTGCCCGCCGTGGCCCATGGGAGA ggTGCTGCTGTTCCGGTGTAAACTGGGAGTCCTCCAGTACACCGTGGTCAGACCCGTAACCACGGTGATAGCGCT gatCTGTCAGCTGTGTGGAGTTTACGATGAAGCCAACTTCAGCTTCAGAAACGCCTGGTCCTACCTGGTCATCATCAACAACATATCGCAGCTG tTTGCGATGTACTGTCTGGTGTTGCTGTACCGAGCTCTCAAAGAGGAGCTGACTCCCATCAGGCCGGTGGGAAAGTTCCTCTGCGTCAAACTGGTGGTGTTCGTGTCCTTCTG GCAGGCAGTTTTAATAGCGTTCTTGGTGAAGGTTGGTGTGATCTCTGATAAACACACCTGGGACTGGGACAGTGTGGAGGCTGTGGCTACGGGACTGCAG GACTTCATCATCTGCATAGAGATGTTCCTGGCTGCCATTGCTCACCACTACACCTTCACCTACAAACCATACGTACAG GAAGCTGAGGAGGGGTCGTGCTTCGACAGCTTTCTGGCCATGTGGGATTTCTCTGACATCAGAGCTGACGTCACAGAGCAGGTCCGCCATGCTA GTCGTACGTTCCTCGGTCGTCCCAATAAGATGTACTTCGGTGCAGCAGCTCGACCTGAACACACGGAGCACACTGGCCTCCTCACGGCCTCCTCCCAGGACGCCATCGCCGTGGCAGCCACATCGAtgccctcctccccttcctcgAGCGGGCGGTACCAAGGCCTCGGCCATACCCCCGCCCCGCACTCCATCTCTGCCCCTGCGGGGTTCACCTCCTCGTCCTGGGACGACGACAGCGATGGCTCCCCTCCCGAGGCACGTGACAGCACTGGAAGCACATAG